From Musa acuminata AAA Group cultivar baxijiao chromosome BXJ3-8, Cavendish_Baxijiao_AAA, whole genome shotgun sequence, one genomic window encodes:
- the LOC135645580 gene encoding uncharacterized protein LOC135645580, giving the protein MVFAGGTCGGAGDGDGLKLDPCRFAVRVVRGRWFMLFSSFLIMAAAGATYIFSIYSKDIKSSLGYDQSTLNTLSFFKDLGANVGVLSGLINEVTPPWVVLAMGAGMNLFGYLMIYLAITGRTAPPHVWLMCLYICVGANSQTFANTGALVTCVKNFPESRGIVLGLLKGFVGLSGAIMTQLYYAIYGDDSKSLVLLIAWLPAAISIVFVHTIRIMKVETQGKTPKPFFCFLYISIALATYLLIAIVIENKVTFSHSEFGISAAVVMLLLVLPLAVVVKEEFRVFKQTKQDLQNPQPLAITVEKPSPPEPLPLPESKQSPPTTATAGTKHKNHVVSCVGDMFRPPDRGEDYSILQALVSIDMIILFFATICGVGGTLTAIDNMGQIGESLGYPKRSIATFVSLISIWNYAGRVASGFASEIFLTKYKFPRPLMLTAVLLLSCVGHLLIAFGVSNSLYFASVVIGFCFGAQWPLLFAIISEIFGLKYYSTLYNFGGVASPIGSYILNVRVAGYLYDREALKQNNGVRGPNGTDLTCIGVECYKLSFIIITAVTVLGALVSLVLVWRTKDFYKGDIYAKFREQMAVAEIDMAAGNFSLDRIDGEEEATQKKKKKNATSQDEEEEVVVNGNGKRA; this is encoded by the coding sequence ATGGTTTTTGCCGGTGGTACCTGCGGAGGCGCGGGCGACGGCGATGGCCTCAAGCTGGATCCATGTAGGTTCGCCGTCCGAGTGGTGCGCGGCCGGTGGTTTATGCTCTTCTCTTCGTTCCTTATCATGGCCGCCGCCGGTGCCACCTACATCTTCAGCATCTACTCCAAGGACATCAAGTCGTCGCTGGGCTACGACCAGTCGACGCTGAACACGCTGTCCTTCTTCAAGGACCTCGGCGCCAACGTCGGCGTCCTCTCCGGCCTCATCAACGAGGTCACCCCGCCCTGGGTCGTCCTCGCCATGGGCGCCGGCATGAACCTCTTCGGCTACCTCATGATCTACCTCGCCATCACCGGCCGCACCGCTCCTCCCCACGTCTGGCTTATGTGCCTCTACATCTGCGTCGGCGCCAACTCCCAGACCTTCGCCAACACCGGTGCCCTCGTCACCTGCGTCAAGAACTTCCCGGAGAGCCGCGGGATCGTGCTCGGCCTCCTCAAGGGCTTCGTCGGCCTCAGCGGCGCCATCATGACCCAGCTCTACTATGCCATCTACGGCGACGACTCCAAGTCCCTTGTTCTGCTCATCGCCTGGCTCCCGGCCGCCATCTCCATCGTCTTCGTCCACACCATTCGGATCATGAAGGTGGAAACGCAGGGCAAGACGCCCAAGCCCTTCTTTTGCTTCCTCTACATCTCCATCGCTCTCGCTACTTACCTCTTGATCGCGATCGTCATCGAGAATAAAGTCACCTTCTCCCACTCTGAGTTCGGCATCAGCGCTGCCGTAGTTATGCTCCTCCTCGTACTCCCCCTCGCGGTCGTCGTTAAAGAGGAGTTCAGAGTCTTCAAGCAAACGAAGCAAGATCTGCAAAACCCACAGCCACTCGCCATCACCGTCGAGAAGCCGTCGCCACCAGAGCCGTTGCCGCTCCCAGAGTCCAAACAGAGTCCTCCGACAACAGCCACGGCCGGCACCAAACATAAGAACCATGTAGTTTCCTGCGTGGGAGACATGTTCAGGCCGCCCGACAGGGGCGAGGACTACTCCATCCTCCAGGCGCTGGTGAGCATCGACATGATAATCCTCTTCTTCGCCACCATCTGCGGCGTCGGGGGCACGCTGACGGCGATCGACAACATGGGCCAGATCGGCGAGTCGCTGGGCTACCCCAAGCGGAGCATCGCCACATTCGTCTCGCTCATCAGCATCTGGAACTACGCAGGGAGAGTGGCGTCCGGGTTCGCCTCTGAGATCTTCCTCACCAAGTACAAGTTCCCTCGCCCGCTCATGCTCACGGCAGTCCTCCTCTTGTCCTGCGTCGGCCATCTCCTCATCGCCTTCGGCGTCTCGAATTCCTTATACTTCGCCTCAGTGGTCATCGGGTTCTGCTTCGGCGCGCAGTGGCCGCTGCTCTTCGCCATCATATCGGAGATCTTCGGGTTAAAATACTACTCCACGCTCTACAACTTCGGCGGCGTCGCCAGCCCGATCGGGTCCTACATACTGAACGTGAGGGTGGCCGGATACTTGTACGACAGGGAGGCGCTGAAGCAGAACAATGGCGTGAGGGGACCCAACGGCACCGACCTGACCTGCATCGGCGTCGAGTGTTACAAACTCTCGTTCATCATAATCACGGCGGTGACGGTGCTCGGAGCGCTGGTGTCGCTGGTACTGGTCTGGAGGACCAAGGACTTCTACAAGGGCGACATCTATGCCAAGTTTAGGGAGCAGATGGCAGTAGCAGAGATCGACATGGCCGCGGGAAACTTCAGTCTAGATCGGATAGATGGAGAAGAAGAGGCgacacagaagaagaagaagaagaacgctACATCTCAGGATGAAGAGGAGGAGGTCGTGGTCAATGGTAATGGTAAAAGAGCTTGA